The following nucleotide sequence is from Chloroflexota bacterium.
AGGCGCTCATACTCGTCGAAGTGGGCCGGGAACGTGTCGATGATCTTCTGCACGTCGGCCTCGAACGAGGGTGGCACGTCGCGCAGCAGGCCGCCGATCCAGAAGTACGAGGCCATCATGCGCGCGCCGGAGACCGACTCGAAGATGTCGAGCAGCAGTTCGCGCTCGCGGATGGTATAAAGGAACGTGCTGACCGCGCCGAGGTCCATGCCCTGTGAGCCGAGCCAGACCAGGTGGCTCGCGATGCGCTGGAGCTCGGTCAGCAGGACGCGGATGCAGGTGGCGCGCGGCGGCGCTTCGATGCCGAGCAATTTTTCGACCGCCAGCGTGTACGCCAGGTTGTTCGACAGCGGCGAGAGGTAGTCCATCCGGTCGGTGACCGTCAACGCCTGCTGGTACATCAGCGACTCGGCGGTCTTCTCGATGCCGGTGTGCAGGAAGCCGACGTCCGGCATGGCGTTGACGACCGTCTCACCGTCCAGTTCCAGCACCAGCCGCAGAACGCCGTGCGTGCTCGGATGGTGCGGACCCATGTTGAGGATCAGCGTCTCGTCGGGCCCTTCTTCGAGCGTCACGCCGCGCGGCGTGGGGATGTAGTCAATCGAGGGTTTACGCATGGTCTGTCCGTCGGCGGCGCTAGCGCGTCGCATACTTCTTCTGGCGGTCGATGCGGTCGAAGTTGTGCGAGAACTGCACCTCTTCGTGGTACTCGCGCGCGTCCTTGCGGAGCGGGTAGCCTTCCCAGTCGTCGGGCAGCAGGATGCGCTTCAGGTTCGGGTGCCCGCTGAACATGATGCCCATCAGATCGAAGACCTCGCGCTCAAGGAAGTCGGCGGTCGGCCAGACGCTCACGACGGAGGCGACCGTCGGATTGTCGGCGGGCAGGCCAACCTTGAGCCAGAGGCGGTGCTTGTTCGCGTGTGAGAGCAGTTGGTAGTTGACGACGAAACGCAGGCTGTCGAAGCGCGCGTTCGGGTCGCGGCCGCTCGGCAGCGGCTCGACCTGCGTGGTCAATTGATCCAAGCCCGACACGTCGGAGAGAAAGGCATAAGTGAACTGCGGCTCGTCGCGCAGCCAGGTCGCCACATCGACGAGGAGATCGGGCGCAACCCAGACGATCGGCGCGCCGCGATACTCCAGCGTGTGCTGAATCGCGTCGCCGAACCTGGCCTTGAGGGCTTCAACTACCGTAGCATTATCCATAAGCGGCTAGTTCCAGTCGAGCACGCGCTGCTTCCAGATGTAGATGTAGCCGACGAGCAGGATTGCGATGAAGATCAGCATCTCGACGAAGAAGTACGGCGCGGCGAGCTTGTACACGACAGCCAGCGGATAGAAGAACACGACCTCGACGTCGAAGATGATGAACAACATGGCGACGAGGTAGAACTTGACGGGGAAGCGAATGCGCGCCGAGCCGATCGGCTGCATGCCGGATTCGTAGGTTTCGCTCTTGATCGCGGTCGGCCGGCGCGGCCCGACCAGCCACGACACGGCGACGCCGCCGATGCCCACGGCGCTGGCAGCAATCAGGGTCAGCAGAATGGGGACATAGTCGGCGAGTGTGGTCATGGGGAAACCGTCCGGGCAGAGTGCGTGAATCGTATCACAATTGACAGTGAAATCAAAATCATGCGCGCATCGCCGGCCGCAGGCCATCTTCGGTTCCGGCGCGCACCATTGTAGCACGCATGGGGGGGAGTTTCAAGCGCGAATCAGGGGTCGGGTTTCAGGTGTCAGGTGCCGGGGCGCGGGAGAATGAGGGGATGACAAGGTGAACGGGTGAGGCAGGCGTGCGCGGGGCGGTGCGTAGGGGCGCATTGCATGCGCCCGGCTTCGCCGGATGCGGGGCATGCGCAGGGCGCGAGGCACATGGCATGTGCCCTACGCTTGACGCCGCAAGGCCAGCACGAGCCCGCCGACAACGGCGACAATACCGGCGACGGTAGCCAGCGGAAGCGGCTCGGCGAGCAGCAGCGCGCCGAGCACGGCGGCGGTCACCGGGCTGAGCGTGAGGAACACGGTCACGTTGGTGGCGGCGGCGCGGCTGAGCGCCCAGAGCCAGAGGTAGTAGCCGATGCCGCTGTTGACGCCGATGAAGAGCACGGCCAGCCACGCGCCCGGCGTGAAGACCGGCCAACCCGCGCCCAGCGAGCCGTCGAGCGCGGCCATGACGGCCAGAAAGAGCACGGCCGCCGCCATCGCGTACGCGCTGACCGACACGGTCTTGTACTTACGCAGATACGGGCGATAGA
It contains:
- the ndhC gene encoding NADH-quinone oxidoreductase subunit A, which translates into the protein MTTLADYVPILLTLIAASAVGIGGVAVSWLVGPRRPTAIKSETYESGMQPIGSARIRFPVKFYLVAMLFIIFDVEVVFFYPLAVVYKLAAPYFFVEMLIFIAILLVGYIYIWKQRVLDWN
- the nuoD gene encoding NADH dehydrogenase (quinone) subunit D — encoded protein: MRKPSIDYIPTPRGVTLEEGPDETLILNMGPHHPSTHGVLRLVLELDGETVVNAMPDVGFLHTGIEKTAESLMYQQALTVTDRMDYLSPLSNNLAYTLAVEKLLGIEAPPRATCIRVLLTELQRIASHLVWLGSQGMDLGAVSTFLYTIRERELLLDIFESVSGARMMASYFWIGGLLRDVPPSFEADVQKIIDTFPAHFDEYERLLTENPIFKDRTIGVGVVSKADAIALGLSSANARASGVDWDLRRDMPYASYDTYQFLVPVRHNGDVYDRYLCRVQELHQSLGIVKQALARLKDMQGMPVRHSDRKIIPPPREELSTSMEALIHHFKFFTEGIKPPPGEAYHAIEASKGELGVYIVSDGTARPVRCHFRGPSFVNLQALGLMVRGRYVADVVACIASIDIVLGEVDR
- a CDS encoding DMT family transporter; this encodes MALLGVAQFGVVVGLLNYALQFIPSARAALLFATFPLLTMLIEALAGYERMTLVKTAGTLVAIGGVALALGDKALSGGGSGGWAGEIAALLSVLTGAICSVLYRPYLRKYKTVSVSAYAMAAAVLFLAVMAALDGSLGAGWPVFTPGAWLAVLFIGVNSGIGYYLWLWALSRAAATNVTVFLTLSPVTAAVLGALLLAEPLPLATVAGIVAVVGGLVLALRRQA
- a CDS encoding NADH-quinone oxidoreductase subunit C, with protein sequence MDNATVVEALKARFGDAIQHTLEYRGAPIVWVAPDLLVDVATWLRDEPQFTYAFLSDVSGLDQLTTQVEPLPSGRDPNARFDSLRFVVNYQLLSHANKHRLWLKVGLPADNPTVASVVSVWPTADFLEREVFDLMGIMFSGHPNLKRILLPDDWEGYPLRKDAREYHEEVQFSHNFDRIDRQKKYATR